The proteins below are encoded in one region of Delphinus delphis chromosome 4, mDelDel1.2, whole genome shotgun sequence:
- the GRK7 gene encoding rhodopsin kinase GRK7: MVDMGGLDNLIANSAYLQARKSSDADSKELQRRRRTLMLPGPQSCEQLRQAPPNDFHSLCEQQPIGRRLFRDFLATVPAYQEAVGFLEEVQSWELAEEGPAKGSTLQGLVATCAASPGHPHPFLSPALVTKCQAATTEEERAALVELAKAEAMAFLQDQPFLEFLASPFYDKFLQWKVFEMQPVSDKYFEEFRVLGKGGFGEVCAVQVKNTGKMYACKKLDKKRLKKKNGEKMALLEKEILERVSSPFIVSLAYAFESKSHLCLVMSLMNGGDLKFHIYSVGERGLDMSRVVFYSAQMTCGVLHLHSLSIVYRDLKPENVLLDDLGNCRLSDLGLAVEIRDGKPITQRAGTNGYMAPEILMEKASYSYPVDWFAMGCSIYEMVAGRTPFKDYKEKVSKEDLKQRTLKEEVRFQHDNFTEEAKDICRLFLAKTPEQRLGSREKSDDPRKHHFFKTINFPRLEAGLVEPPFVPDPSVVYAKDIGEIEDFSEVRGVEFDDKDTQFFQRFATGAVPIAWQEEIIETGLFAELNDPNRPAGCGEGNSSKSGICLLL; encoded by the exons ATGGTCGACATGGGGGGCCTGGACAACCTGATCGCCAACTCGGCCTACCTGCAGGCGCGGAAGTCCTCGGACGCCGACAGCAAGGAACTGCAGCGCCGACGCCGGACCCTGATGCTGCCCGGGCCGCAGAGCTGCGAGCAGCTCCGCCAGGCGCCGCCCAACGACTTCCACAGCCTGTGCGAGCAGCAGCCCATCGGCCGCCGCCTCTTCCGGGACTTCCTAGCCACGGTGCCCGCGTACCAGGAGGCcgtgggcttcctggaggaggtgcagAGCTGGGAGCTGGCCGAAGAGGGTCCTGCCAAGGGCAGCACGCTGCAGGGGCTGGTGGCCACTTGTGCGGCCTCCCCGGGGCACCCACACCCCTTCCTCAGCCCAGCTCTGGTCACCAAGTGCCAAGCAGCCACCACGGAGGAAGAGCGAGCAGCCCTGGTGGAGCTGGCCAAGGCTGAGGCCATGGCCTTCTTGCAGGACCAGCCCTTCCTAGAGTTCCTGGCCAGCCCCTTCTATGACAAGTTTCTGCAGTGGAAAGTCTTTGAGATGCAACCCGTGTCAGACAAGTACTTCGAAGAGTTCCGGGTGCTGGGGAAAGGTGGTTTTGGGGAG GTATGTGCTGTCCAGGTGAAAAACACCGGCAAGATGTATGCCTGTAAGAAACTGGACAAGAAGCggctgaagaagaaaaatggtgAGAAAATGGCTCTCTTGGAAAAGGAAATCTTGGAGAGGGTCAGCAGCCCTTTCATTGTCTCTCTGGCCTATGCCTTTGAGAGCAAGTCCCATCTCTGCCTGGTTATGAGCCTGATGAATGGGGGAGACCTCAAGTTCCACATTTACAGCGTGGGCGAGCGGGGCCTGGACATGAGCAGGGTGGTCTTCTACTCGGCCCAGATGACCTGCGGCGTGTTGCACCTCCACTCCCTCAGCATCGTCTACCGGGACCTGAAGCCCGAGAATGTGCTTCTGGACGACCTTGGCAACTGCAGACTGTCCGACCTGGGGCTGGCTGTGGAGATCCGGGATGGCAAGCCCATCACCCAGAGG GCTGGAACCAATGGTTATATGGCTCCTGAAATCCTAATGGAAAAAGCGAGTTATTCCTATCCTGTGGACTGGTTTGCAATGGGATGCAGTATTTATGAAATGGTTGCTGGACGAACACCATTCAAAGATTACAAGGAAAAAGTCAGTAAAGAGGATTTAAAGCAAAGAACACTGAAAGAGGAAGTCAGATTCCAACACGATAACTTCACAGAGGAAGCAAAAGACATTTGCAGACTCTTCTTGGCTAAGACACCAGAGCAACGCTTAGGAAGCAG AGAAAAGTCTGATGATCCCAGGAAACACCATTTCTTCAAAACCATCAACTTTCCTCGCCTGGAAGCTGGCCTAGTTGAGCCTCCATTTGTGCCAGACCCATCAGTGGTTTATGCCAAAGATATCGGTGAAATTGAAGATTTCTCTGAGGTTCGAGGAGTTGAATTTGATGATAAAGATACGCAGTTCTTCCAAAGATTTGCAACAGGTGCTGTCCCTATAGCTTGGCAGGAAGAGATTATAGAAACGGGGCTGTTTGCCGAATTGAATGACCCCAACAGGCCCGCAGGCTGCGGGGAGGGTAATTCGTCTAAGTCTGGTATATGTTTGCTATTATAA